The following DNA comes from Terriglobales bacterium.
GAGGAGGCGGGTCTAGCCCAGGACGTTTGCCGCAAGATGACCCTGATGGGCAAGACCACGCTGCTGACCCAGGCGGTGGCCGCCAACATCGCCCCAGAAGCCCGCATCCTGCTGATGGAGGCGCTGATGGAAGCGCCCACCCAGGACTTCCTCAACCTTTTGACCACGCTTTCCAAGAAGGACACCGGCCCGGTGGGTGCCAAGGCCGGCTCGCTGCTGCGGCAGTCGGCGCAGAGAGGTCCTACGCCGCCCTCGAGAGGATGAAATGCACAATATCGCCCTCCAATTCCTGGACTACTTCAACACGGTGATCCTCATCTACTTTGTGGTCACCAACCTGGTGTACACCGTCCTCATGCTGCTCTCGCTGTATGCGGTGTCGCTGCACGCCAAGTTCGCCCGGCAGAAGGGCTACGCCGACATCTCCGATTCGCCCGTGACCCCGCCCGTGGCCCTTATCGTCCCCGCCTACAACGAGCAGGACGCCATCGTGCAGACCGTGCTCTCGGTGCTGGAGCTGAATTATCCGGAGAAGGAAGTCATCGTGGTGGACGACGGCTCCGCCGACGGCACCATCGGCCAGCTGGTGAAGCAGTTCCAGCTCACCCGCATGGACCTCATCTACCGGCCCTCGCTGCCCGCCAAGTTGCCCACCGCCTTCTACTACAACCCCGACCGGCCGGAGCTGATCGTCATCTCCAAGCCCAACGGCGGCAAGCCGGACGCGCTCAACGTGGGCATCAACATGGCGCGCAGCCCCTACTTCTGCACCGTGGACGCCGATTCGCTCATCGAGCGCGACGCTCTGCTGCGCCTGATCGCGCCCATCGTGCACTCCAGCCTGCGCACCGTGGTCTCGGGCGGCGTGGTGCGCATCATCAACGGCTGCACCTTGCGCGACGGCCGCATCGCCGAGATCGATCTGCCCAAGACCTGGGTGGAGCGCTGCCAGGTGGTGGAGTACATCCGCGCCTTCCTCTTCGGGCGCCCGGGATGGAACGTCCTGAACGCCACCTTCATCGTCTCCGGGGCCTTCTGCTTGATGGAGCGCGACACCGCCATCCAGGCCGGCGGCTTCTCCACCGACACGGTCACCGAAGACATCGACATCATCGCCACCATCCACCGCTTCATGAAGGAGAACAAGCGCAAGTACCAGATGGTGTTCACCACCGACCCCATCTGCTGGACCGAGGCCCCGCGCACCCTCTCCATGCTGGCCCGGCAGCGCCGCCGCTGGCAGCTCGGCCTCATGCAGACGGTCATGAAGCACAACAAGCTCATCTTCAATCCGCGCTTCGGAGCCCTCGGAATGTTGAGCATGCCCTTCCACGCCTACATCGAGGCCTGCGGCTGCGTCATCGAGGCCTTCGGAACCTTCCTGGTGCCGTTCTCGTTCATCATCGGCGCCATGCCGCTCCCGCTCTTCCTGCTCATCGTTTTCCTGGCGGTCGGATACGGCACCCTGCTCTCCATGGGCGCGGTGCTGCTGGAAGAGACCACCTTGCACCGTTATCCCAGCCTGAAGCACGTTCTCATCCTGATGATCTACGCCATCCTCGAGAACATTGGCTACCGGCAGATCGTGACCCTGTTCCGCGCTCAGGGGGTGTTCCGCTACTTCACCGGCTTGCGCAAGTGGGAGCACGTGGAGCATGAAGGCGCCGCGCCCCGCGTGGCCGCGGCCCGAGGCCAAGCATGAAACGCCAGAGCCTGCTCACCAACCGCGTCATCCTCGGCATGCTGGTCTTTTTCATCGCGGTGGCGATCTGGCAGTTCCGCATCAGCAAGCAGTACCAGCCGTTCTACAAGGAAGGCGTGGTGGACTATCAGAAGGGCCAGTACTCGGACGCCCTGGAGAAGTTGACCCAGGCCTACAACATCAAGCCCAACGCCCTCGACGTCATCCTCATGATGGGCTGGACCAACCTCAAGCTCCGCCGCTTCGAGGAGGCAGGCTACTACTTCAACCGTGCCCTGGGCATCGACCCCAAGGCCGAGGAGGCCCGGCTAGGCGCCGGCTTCGTGGCCCTGGAGACCGGCCGGGGGACCATGGATTTGACCGTGCTCTCCGACCTGTTGCAGCGGCGCCGCAACGATCCCAGCGTCAAGCTGCTGGTGGCCGGCGCTTTGGTGCGCCTGGGAAGAGACATGGAGGCGTCGGTCCTCTTCAAGGAGCTGCGCGACGACAAGGATTACGGCAAGGCGGCCCAGGCTTCGCTCGACGAGATGTTTGGCCTGCTGGGCTCCTCCGACCCCATTCCCGGCCAACTGGCGCCGCTTTCCAAGCCCGCCCAGACCCAGGTTGGCTTCCGCGCTTCCGAGGGCGCCATCTGGCGGCAGGCCGGCGGCGAATGGGAGAAGTTCTATGTGACCGGGGTGAACCTGGGGCCGGTCGCTCCGGGCTTCTATCCCGCCAGCCCACCCAACCGCTACGACACCTACGCCAACTGGCTGCGCATGGCCAGCCAGACCAATGCCAACACCGTCCGCGCCTACGGCTTGATGCATCCGGCCTTCTACCGCGCCTTCCGCCATCAGCGCAACGAGGGCGGCAAACTCAGCCTGTATCAGCAGATCGAGGTGGACATCCCTGCGGGCAACGACCTCTACGACCCCAAGTTCATCGAAGACACCAAGGCCCAGGTGCGCTACGTGGTGGATGCGCTGCACGGCCGCGGCGAGGTCCCGCCCCGTCTGGGCAAGAACAGCGGCGTCTACGACGGGGACATCTCGGCCTACGTGAGCGGGATCCTGTTCGGCCGCGAGTTCGATCCCGTGGTCACCACCCAGACCAACCTCTCCAACCCCAGCAAGAAGAGCTATGACGGCAAGTATGTGAGCGCGGTGGACGCTACCCCCACCCAGGTATGGATGGCCGAGATGCTGGACTACCTGGTCGGCTACGAGACCGATACCTACAACGCCCAGCACCCCGTGGCCATGATCAACTGGCCCCGCACCGATGGTCTC
Coding sequences within:
- a CDS encoding glycosyltransferase — its product is MHNIALQFLDYFNTVILIYFVVTNLVYTVLMLLSLYAVSLHAKFARQKGYADISDSPVTPPVALIVPAYNEQDAIVQTVLSVLELNYPEKEVIVVDDGSADGTIGQLVKQFQLTRMDLIYRPSLPAKLPTAFYYNPDRPELIVISKPNGGKPDALNVGINMARSPYFCTVDADSLIERDALLRLIAPIVHSSLRTVVSGGVVRIINGCTLRDGRIAEIDLPKTWVERCQVVEYIRAFLFGRPGWNVLNATFIVSGAFCLMERDTAIQAGGFSTDTVTEDIDIIATIHRFMKENKRKYQMVFTTDPICWTEAPRTLSMLARQRRRWQLGLMQTVMKHNKLIFNPRFGALGMLSMPFHAYIEACGCVIEAFGTFLVPFSFIIGAMPLPLFLLIVFLAVGYGTLLSMGAVLLEETTLHRYPSLKHVLILMIYAILENIGYRQIVTLFRAQGVFRYFTGLRKWEHVEHEGAAPRVAAARGQA